Within the Amycolatopsis sp. 195334CR genome, the region CCAAGACCTTCGCGTTGCTGGAGAAGGGCAGCATCCCCTTGACCGTGGCCGAGCGCGTTCGGGACGCGACCTCCTGGCTCCCCGACAGCAAGTTGGCCGAAGTCGACAGCCTGCTGGAGAACACCCTCGAGGGTCGCAACCCGACACAGGCCAGGAGGATCACGACCCGGACGGTCGCCAAAGTCGACCAGGAGGGCCATGCCGATCGAGCCAAGGGCAGCCGCAGAGGCCGCCAAGTGCGCCTCCGTCACGGTGATGCGGGGACTGCTTCTCTTGCGGTGACGTCCGCCCCGATCGAGCACGCCCTCGCCGCGTACGCCAACGTCGACCAGCTCGCCCGGCGGCTGAAGACCGCCGACGAGACGCGCACGCTGGACCAGCTCCGCGCCGACACGATGCTGGACCTGCTGATGGGCAAGCAGTTCGGTGGCGAGGTCCGGACCCACTGCTATCTCTACCTGGACGCGACCACGTACGCCGGGCTGAACAACAGGCCCGCAGAGTTGGCCGGGCACGGCCTCATCCCCGCGTGGCTCGCTAAGGAAATGTGCAGCGGGCGGAACACCGTGTTTCAGCGGATCATCACCGAACCGCAGAGCGGGCAGGTCACCGAACTGGGCGAGGCCAAGCACAGCAGCACGGGCAACGTCACCGAACTCGTCCGGGTACGCGACCGGGAGTGCCGTCGGCCCGGGTGCACCAAGCCGGCCAAACTGACCGAACTCGAGCTGTGCGAGCACCACGACGGCCGGACCGAGAGCGCGCACATCGGCACCTGCGCGGCCGACCACAAGCTCCCAGCCATTCGAGGCTGGCATCACACCCTCGAAGCGGACGGCTCGCTCACCGTCACCACGCCCAGCGGCGAGACTTACACCAGCAGGCCAGAGCCGCTGCACGAACCACGCTCCATTCAGGACGACTCCTCAGCAGGCACGGACCATCAAGGCCACACCTACTGCCGCTGCGCGTGACAGCGGACACGCCAGAGTCACATTGCTCACCTTGCACACCGCCGACGCCAATGCGCGCCAACAAAACGAAAACCGCCGTTGGCAAAAGTGTGCGCCAGATGCACAAATCCCGTTGAAGGCCGACGAGCAACGGTGTCGAAAATGGCGCAAACAACCGCGCGCGATACTCAATCTGACCGCCGCCTGAACGCTCAGCGGACAGGTTGAACGATTTCGACACCAGCACGCACCCGATTCGCGGCGTGACCCTGCGACAGATGGAGGCACCAGAAGCAGCCGATAGCACCAGGCACGCCAGTTCGCCGAACAACCTGCGTTCATTCGGTGGATGTACCCGCACAAGAGTCGGGCGGACACTGAGAGCGAGAGCTGGCAATGTTGCCATGCCCGCTGCACTAGTCCCGCCTCGCGGGCGACCCCAAAGGCCAGAAGGGAGACCAACCACGGCAAGGTAACAAACCCCGCATGCGCCCGACGCCACTCGGCTGCATGACGCCACCGCAGCCTTCGCACAGTGAGCCAACTGCACGAAAGTTCGGCGACCAATTGGCGCAAGACGCCAGGCGTCATGATGCGAAGGATGCCATTAATTCCTGAGCCTCCCACCAATACGGACGAACGGCTTATTCGCTTGTGCAACTTCAATCAGGTGTTGATAACACAGTTGGCACGGGACAAGTAACGCACTACAATCAAGCCCAGTCGGCGGACAACCACTTTATTCAGTTCCCGCCCTCACGCCACGCGAAATTCATTCTTCGCGGTCACCTGAGTACTTTCGGAGA harbors:
- a CDS encoding DUF222 domain-containing protein, with the protein product METTTTKPTELHRIVVELQQNEKEVARLHARRMKLVAEFCRRSEARRGLPEQIAMALSMTKHRAAATITAAEKLTAHMPKTFALLEKGSIPLTVAERVRDATSWLPDSKLAEVDSLLENTLEGRNPTQARRITTRTVAKVDQEGHADRAKGSRRGRQVRLRHGDAGTASLAVTSAPIEHALAAYANVDQLARRLKTADETRTLDQLRADTMLDLLMGKQFGGEVRTHCYLYLDATTYAGLNNRPAELAGHGLIPAWLAKEMCSGRNTVFQRIITEPQSGQVTELGEAKHSSTGNVTELVRVRDRECRRPGCTKPAKLTELELCEHHDGRTESAHIGTCAADHKLPAIRGWHHTLEADGSLTVTTPSGETYTSRPEPLHEPRSIQDDSSAGTDHQGHTYCRCA